The Longimicrobiaceae bacterium genome contains a region encoding:
- the lysS gene encoding lysine--tRNA ligase — translation MDESQATAGERDRVSRDRLEKVAALRERGVEPFAYSFDPMHDAGSALAAFVDGGEGEGGAEIVVRLAGRVVSKRDMGKSTFVHLADRTGRIQLYFRVNQLGADTYGLLDLVDLGDWIGVAGPLFRTRTGEVSVRVDEFALLAKSIRPLPMGKEEVDAETGERRVYSGFTDVEARYRQRYADLAVNPEVREVFVTRARIVTALRRFLDERGFIEVETPVLQPLYGGAAARPFVTHHNALDMQLYLRIADELYLKRLIVGGMERVYEISKDFRNEGIDRFHNPEFTMLEFYAAYLDYEGVMRITEEMLSAVAMSVFGSTRVERDGTEIDFAPPYARYTMYEALREIGGVDVETLSDAEMGERVRALGVSADEVKTMGRGKLIDELFGELVEPKLVQPTFITDYPREMSPLAKPKRGNDELTERFELIVAGKELCNAYSELNDPIDQRSRFEAQVRLKAAGDEEAQGMDEDFIRAMEYGMPPTGGFGMGVDRLTMILTGQPSIRDVILFPTLRPE, via the coding sequence ATGGACGAGAGCCAGGCGACTGCCGGGGAGAGAGACCGCGTTAGCCGGGACCGGCTGGAGAAGGTTGCGGCGTTACGCGAGCGCGGCGTGGAGCCGTTCGCGTACTCGTTCGACCCCATGCACGACGCGGGGTCGGCCTTGGCCGCGTTCGTGGACGGCGGGGAAGGCGAGGGCGGGGCGGAGATCGTGGTGCGCCTCGCAGGCCGCGTCGTGTCCAAGCGCGACATGGGCAAGAGCACCTTCGTCCACCTCGCGGACCGGACCGGCCGCATCCAGCTCTACTTCCGCGTCAACCAGCTGGGGGCGGATACATACGGGCTGCTAGACCTGGTGGACCTCGGCGACTGGATCGGCGTCGCGGGCCCGCTCTTCCGCACGCGCACGGGCGAGGTGTCGGTGCGGGTGGACGAGTTCGCGCTGCTCGCCAAGTCCATCCGCCCCCTGCCCATGGGCAAGGAAGAGGTGGACGCGGAGACGGGCGAGCGCCGGGTCTACTCAGGCTTCACCGACGTGGAGGCGCGGTACCGCCAGCGCTACGCCGATCTCGCGGTGAATCCCGAGGTACGCGAGGTGTTCGTGACGCGCGCGCGGATCGTGACGGCGCTGCGGCGCTTCCTGGACGAGCGCGGCTTCATCGAGGTCGAGACGCCCGTGCTCCAGCCGCTGTACGGCGGCGCGGCGGCGCGGCCGTTCGTGACGCACCACAACGCGTTGGACATGCAGCTCTACCTGCGCATCGCGGACGAGCTGTACCTGAAGCGGCTGATCGTGGGCGGGATGGAGCGGGTGTACGAGATCTCCAAGGACTTCCGCAACGAGGGGATCGACCGCTTCCACAATCCCGAGTTCACCATGCTCGAGTTCTACGCCGCGTACCTGGACTACGAGGGCGTGATGCGGATCACGGAGGAGATGCTGTCCGCCGTGGCCATGTCGGTCTTCGGGTCCACGCGGGTGGAGCGGGACGGGACGGAGATCGACTTCGCGCCGCCGTACGCCCGGTACACGATGTACGAGGCGCTGCGCGAGATCGGCGGGGTCGACGTCGAGACGCTGTCGGACGCGGAGATGGGCGAGCGGGTGCGTGCCCTCGGCGTCTCGGCGGACGAGGTGAAGACGATGGGGCGGGGGAAGCTGATCGACGAGCTGTTCGGCGAGCTGGTGGAGCCGAAGCTGGTGCAGCCCACCTTCATCACCGACTACCCCCGCGAGATGTCGCCGCTGGCGAAGCCGAAGCGCGGCAACGACGAGCTGACGGAGCGCTTCGAGCTGATCGTCGCCGGCAAGGAGCTGTGCAACGCGTACAGCGAGCTGAACGACCCCATCGACCAGCGGTCGCGTTTCGAAGCCCAGGTACGGCTGAAAGCCGCGGGTGACGAGGAGGCGCAGGGCATGGACGAGGACTTCATCCGCGCGATGGAGTACGGGATGCCGCCCACCGGCGGCTTCGGCATGGGCGTGGACCGGCTGACGATGATCCTCACCGGCCAGCCGTCGATCCGCGACGTGATCCTCTTCCCGACTTTGAGGCCGGAATGA